A stretch of the Nothobranchius furzeri strain GRZ-AD chromosome 5, NfurGRZ-RIMD1, whole genome shotgun sequence genome encodes the following:
- the LOC139069992 gene encoding uncharacterized protein isoform X2 has translation MPGKESKRKADAAKRSNRPAPPIRIGIPTHSNDDVNFSGTGFRHRVRRWPTSVISNKAHKLVLPDEIPDKKFILLVGDSHLRSVADGIVPMPVGGLAFGVMSTPGACADLLRLEVSQAVLPREPDAVCVMAPSNNLTASRTVEEAGDAFERYLLAVLSRWPKVFCTSMIPRLVGSWERQDLFQQEYHRRSAKLGVSYVPIHDHLPRYRLKLWCRDGIHLSDNHGMPILTQLMWNASYQFLETHAPKPLVQHQVSRPQKASIVPRVVVKGVERIPPPRPSEWTFVRPSGKVRDFIKYKYCKMFIILGNWASNASKCVFFYLPLQRNHSGEFEKTSNSPKKRVVVSKTDDTSVALKECFIPLNPVRFSPSILAAMDTIAPADGPTELQTTSVRHFKKAARRVQQEVDSLNYLAYKYIVVLFFFTVVVLEL, from the exons ATGCCTGGCAAAGAGTCCAAACGCAAGGCGGATGCTGCTAAGCGCAGCAATCGTCCAGCTCCGCCTATTCGTATCGGGATTCCAACGCACAGCAATGATGATGTTAATT tTTCTGGAACTGGCTTTCGTCATCGAGTTCGTCGTTGGCCGACCAGTGTGATTTCTAACAAAGCTCACAAGCTGGTCCTTCCAGATGAGATTCCTGACAAGAAA ttCATCCTACTTGTTGGggactcccacttgaggtccgtgGCAGACGGCATAGTCCCTATGCCGGTTGGCGGCCTCGCTTTTGGTGTGATGTCCACTCCAGGAGCTTGTGCAGATCTTCTGCGCCTTGAGGTTTCACAGGCTGTGTTACCTCGGGAGCCTGATGCTGTTTGCGTCATGGCTCCTTCTAACAACCTTACGGCCAGCAGAACAGTTGAAGAGGCAGGGGATGCATTTGAGCGGTACCTTTTGGCTGTTCTCAGTCGctggcctaag gttttctgtACCTCCATGATTCCCCGTTTAGTTGGTTCCTGGGAGCGTCAAGACCTGTTTCAGCAGGAGTACCACCGCAGATCGGCTAAGCTAG GTGTAAGTTATGTGCCGATCCACGATCACCTACCCAGGTACCGTCTTAAACTGTGGTGCCGTGATGGT ATCCACCTCAGTGATAATCACGGGATGCCTATACTCACGCAACTGATGTGGAATGCCTCCTATCAGTTCTTGGAGACACACGCACCAAAGCCACTGGTGCAGCACCAGGTGTCTCGTCCGCAGAAAGCGAGTATTGTGCCCCGTGTGGTTGTGAAGGGTGTGGAACGCATTCCACCTCCACGCCCTTCCGAATGGACGTTTGTGAGACCTAGCGGGAAGGTGAGAGACTTTATAAAGTATAAATATTGTAAAATGTTTATAATTTTAGGCAACTGGGCCAGTAATGCttctaaatgtgttttcttttatttaccaTTGCAGAGAAACCATTCAGGGGAATTTGAAAAGACTTCTAATTCCCCCAAGAAACGAGTGGTTGTTTCTAAG ACTGATGACACTTCAGTGGCCTTGAAGGAGTGTTTCATCCCCCTGAATCCCGTTAGGTTCTCACcttcaattctggctgccatggaCACGATTGCTCCAGCGGATGGTCCCACAGAATTACAG
- the LOC139069992 gene encoding uncharacterized protein isoform X1, which translates to MYFMFQTAFAMPGKESKRKADAAKRSNRPAPPIRIGIPTHSNDDVNFSGTGFRHRVRRWPTSVISNKAHKLVLPDEIPDKKFILLVGDSHLRSVADGIVPMPVGGLAFGVMSTPGACADLLRLEVSQAVLPREPDAVCVMAPSNNLTASRTVEEAGDAFERYLLAVLSRWPKVFCTSMIPRLVGSWERQDLFQQEYHRRSAKLGVSYVPIHDHLPRYRLKLWCRDGIHLSDNHGMPILTQLMWNASYQFLETHAPKPLVQHQVSRPQKASIVPRVVVKGVERIPPPRPSEWTFVRPSGKVRDFIKYKYCKMFIILGNWASNASKCVFFYLPLQRNHSGEFEKTSNSPKKRVVVSKTDDTSVALKECFIPLNPVRFSPSILAAMDTIAPADGPTELQTTSVRHFKKAARRVQQEVDSLNYLAYKYIVVLFFFTVVVLEL; encoded by the exons ATGTATTTTATGTTTCAAACAGCATTCGCTATGCCTGGCAAAGAGTCCAAACGCAAGGCGGATGCTGCTAAGCGCAGCAATCGTCCAGCTCCGCCTATTCGTATCGGGATTCCAACGCACAGCAATGATGATGTTAATT tTTCTGGAACTGGCTTTCGTCATCGAGTTCGTCGTTGGCCGACCAGTGTGATTTCTAACAAAGCTCACAAGCTGGTCCTTCCAGATGAGATTCCTGACAAGAAA ttCATCCTACTTGTTGGggactcccacttgaggtccgtgGCAGACGGCATAGTCCCTATGCCGGTTGGCGGCCTCGCTTTTGGTGTGATGTCCACTCCAGGAGCTTGTGCAGATCTTCTGCGCCTTGAGGTTTCACAGGCTGTGTTACCTCGGGAGCCTGATGCTGTTTGCGTCATGGCTCCTTCTAACAACCTTACGGCCAGCAGAACAGTTGAAGAGGCAGGGGATGCATTTGAGCGGTACCTTTTGGCTGTTCTCAGTCGctggcctaag gttttctgtACCTCCATGATTCCCCGTTTAGTTGGTTCCTGGGAGCGTCAAGACCTGTTTCAGCAGGAGTACCACCGCAGATCGGCTAAGCTAG GTGTAAGTTATGTGCCGATCCACGATCACCTACCCAGGTACCGTCTTAAACTGTGGTGCCGTGATGGT ATCCACCTCAGTGATAATCACGGGATGCCTATACTCACGCAACTGATGTGGAATGCCTCCTATCAGTTCTTGGAGACACACGCACCAAAGCCACTGGTGCAGCACCAGGTGTCTCGTCCGCAGAAAGCGAGTATTGTGCCCCGTGTGGTTGTGAAGGGTGTGGAACGCATTCCACCTCCACGCCCTTCCGAATGGACGTTTGTGAGACCTAGCGGGAAGGTGAGAGACTTTATAAAGTATAAATATTGTAAAATGTTTATAATTTTAGGCAACTGGGCCAGTAATGCttctaaatgtgttttcttttatttaccaTTGCAGAGAAACCATTCAGGGGAATTTGAAAAGACTTCTAATTCCCCCAAGAAACGAGTGGTTGTTTCTAAG ACTGATGACACTTCAGTGGCCTTGAAGGAGTGTTTCATCCCCCTGAATCCCGTTAGGTTCTCACcttcaattctggctgccatggaCACGATTGCTCCAGCGGATGGTCCCACAGAATTACAG